In the Candidatus Bathyarchaeota archaeon genome, one interval contains:
- a CDS encoding tautomerase family protein, which translates to MPLVEIKWWAGRDNATKAKTIELVTNAICEACNCSPDAVTVIIQDFDKAGWGKSGKPSG; encoded by the coding sequence ATGCCTTTAGTAGAGATCAAGTGGTGGGCTGGCAGGGACAACGCAACCAAGGCCAAGACTATCGAACTAGTGACCAATGCGATATGCGAAGCATGCAATTGTAGCCCAGATGCCGTTACCGTTATCATCCAGGACTTCGACAAGGCCGGTTGGGGTAAAAGCGGAAAACCTTCGGGCTAA